The genomic stretch AGCGCCGAGGGCTATCGCTTCGTTTCCCATACAGACTCTTTTGGTCATTTAAAGCCCTCCTTAATGTACAAAAGAAGCCTGCCATAGAAATGACAGGCTCCTGATAATTTTAGAGTATTCTATGCCTAGTCTATTCTATTCCGCGTATCTTCAGCCTGACTCTTCTCTCTTTGGGAAGAGGCTATCCTCTTCCTACCAGAATGTTTATAGCATTAAATGAAAGAAAGTCAAGCCAACACAGTCTACTGAGTTGTATCTTTAAAATCTACCATATCTTTTTTTAATTTTTTTAGGAGCACCCATGCAAAAAACCATGTCATCAGGGCTGCTCCAAAAAAAGATATTGGCTGAAACCACCATATGTTTTCAAGGGAAAATATTTTTGACAGGAAATGTGCGGCAGGTACACGGATGATCAATGAGCGAAATATCTGAGTGATAAGACCGAAAGATGAGTGCCCTGTTGCGACAAAGAGAGCGTTGTAGATCACACTGTATATAACCATGGGATAACCTGAGATCGTTATCCTGATAGCCTGGACAGCTACCTTTGCTATCTCATCTGTAGGCTTGAAGAGAGCTATCACAGGAAAGGGGAAAAGGCATACCAGTATACCCAGCCCCCCTGTAATGACAGCACTGATGATCAGCGCTGACCTGATCCCCTTTTTCATCCTGGGAAGGTCTCTTTTGCCGTAGTTATAGGATAGAAAAGGCACCAGCGCATCGTTTATCCCCAAAAGGGTGTTGAATGCGAGGTCCTCAACACGCAGTCCAACCATCCAGGCGGCAACGGCCCTCGATCCGAAAGTTCCTGAGAGTATCCCGTTTACGCTGCCCATGCCAAGTGCGACGCTTGCGGTTGAAAGAGCTACAGGAAACCCTATCTTTGTAATCTTCCCCCATAGAGGTATCATAAAAAGTTTGATGCGTGGTTTGAACGGGACCTGAATGTCGCTCTCTGTCCTAAGTTTTTTTATGAGATAAAGGGTACCGCCCAACCTACCAACAAAGGTTGCAGCTGCTGCTCCTGTAATTCCCCATCCCAGAGTGAATATGAAGATGGGATCGAGCACAATATTTATCCCGTTAGCGATAAGGAAATATTTTAGTGGCACCATTGTGTTTCCCTGGCATCTGAATACGGAGTTCACAACATAAGAAAAGCTTATCAGTATAAAAGTCGGAGGTATCCACATATTGTAAAGCCAGGCCTGGCGCAGGATTTCTGCATCAGATGCGCCAAGGGTCCTGAAAAACATATTCGATGTGTAGGGAAAAAGAAAGGGTATCCAGATGAGGCAGAGCATATATGCAAATCCCATTCCTGCAAGCGCCGTACTCCTTGCCTCTTCAAGGTTCCCTTCTCCCAGTCTCCTTCCGCAGAGTGCCGTCATTCCGTTGCCCACTCCCTCCAGGATAGCAAATACTCCTATCTGGACAGGAAATGTATAAGAGATCGCGACCATGTGACTCTCGCCCAGCCATGAGATAAAAACCGTATCTACAAGATGGAAAAGAGTATGGAAGAGCACCATCGCTATAGAGGGGATCGACAGTTTAATGAGCGTGCTGAGTACAGGGCCCCTGCCAAGATCTGCCTTGCCCTTGAGCAACGTCATCCTCTTAATTATCTTCAATAATTTCATTCAGATTCCCCTTGTGGAAATATTCGGTCTATTATAATGCAAAACCGACCTGAGATATTATAATGTTGAGTAAAGGGGGTGTGTTTATGTTTAAAAGGTTCATTGAAATCATGAACAGCAGCGGGTGCCTTGCAGGAAGCAAGGTTGTTCTGGCTGCTGCAGATGCAGACAGTATTGAGGCAATAAGGCTCGCGATGAAGAGGGGCCTGGGAAGAGCTGTACTTACAGGAGACAGTGAGCTGATCCTTCCGGTGGTAAAAGAGGCCGGGATCTCTGATAAAGTGGAAATAATCCACGCGGAGTCCCTATCATCTGCCGCTGCGATCGCAGTACAGTGCGTAAGGGAAGGAAAGGGCGACGCCCTGATGAAAGGTCTGATCAACACTACCGATTTTCTTAAAGCTGTGCTGGACAGGGAAAACGGCCTCAGGACAGGACGCCTTCTCACCCATCTTGCGATAATGGAGATACCCGGGGAAAATCACCTCTCTTTCTGCACGGACAGCGGATTCAACGTTGCACCGAACCTTGACCAGAAAAAACAGATACTAAGAAACGCGCTGGAAGCTATAAGCGCCCTTGGCTACGAACACGTAAACGCTGCATGCATAGCCGCAAACGAAAAAGTCGATCCACATGTCCAGTCAACAGTTGATGCTGACGGCCTTGTAAAAGCATGGGAAAACGGCGAATTTGACGACCTTCCCTGTTCCTGCACAGTAGAAGGGCCGATGGCTATCGATGTTGTAGCATCGCAAAAGTTCGCCGAACATAAAGGTATCAAGAGCAAAATAGCGGGCAAGGTGGACCTCACGCTGGTACCGAACATAGAGTGCGGCAACGTGCACTGCAAAACGCTCGTCCATTACTGCCACGCACAGATGGCCGGACTGGTGCTCGGAGCAATGGTGCCTATAATCCTTGTTTCAAGATCTGACCCGCCTGAATCAAAATTCCTCAGCATGGCGCTTGCATGTATCATTTCCGGAGGGATGAAGTAGCCATGTACAGGATCCTCGCTGTAAACCCCGGATCGACTTCAACAAAGATAGCGGTATACGAAAACGGAGA from Synergistetes bacterium HGW-Synergistetes-1 encodes the following:
- a CDS encoding phosphate butyryltransferase, translating into MFKRFIEIMNSSGCLAGSKVVLAAADADSIEAIRLAMKRGLGRAVLTGDSELILPVVKEAGISDKVEIIHAESLSSAAAIAVQCVREGKGDALMKGLINTTDFLKAVLDRENGLRTGRLLTHLAIMEIPGENHLSFCTDSGFNVAPNLDQKKQILRNALEAISALGYEHVNAACIAANEKVDPHVQSTVDADGLVKAWENGEFDDLPCSCTVEGPMAIDVVASQKFAEHKGIKSKIAGKVDLTLVPNIECGNVHCKTLVHYCHAQMAGLVLGAMVPIILVSRSDPPESKFLSMALACIISGGMK